tgcaaacaaatAATTCTCACAACATAAAGCTTTGCAAGCCTCTCCATCGGATAAGCCATCCTCATAGGAATAAAGTGAGAAGATTTCGTTAATCTATCACGATAACCTAAATCACATCACAATTACTTGGTGTCATAGGCAAACCTgacacaaaatccatggaaatactatcccacttccactcaggaatggataagggttgcatcaaaccagacagtttttgatgttcaatcttcaaCTTATGATAAATCAAACAAGAATACAGAAATTCAGCTATCTCTTTCTTCATACCTTGCAACCAAATAAACTTTCTCAattcttgatacatcttagtagctccAAGaagaatactcaaaccacttcgatGCCTTTCCTCAAGAATCCTCTTCTTCAAATCCGATATATTCAGAATACAAAATCTACCACGAAATCTCatgataccattctcatcaatctgAAAATCACCACCTcgaccttgattaatcaatgtgaaTTGATCAACCAAACCCAAATAAGATTTCTCCCCTTCtcgaatctcatcaagaataccgctagtaagcttcaacatacccaacttaacactagaaGAAGTCTCTTGagaaaccaaactcaaatctctaaattattcaagtaaattcaattctcgcaccatcaacatcgacatatgcaaagaattcctactcaatgcatcaaccACCACATTCGCTTTACCagaatggtaattcaaaccaaaatcataatatttcaagaactctaaccatcttctttgcctcatattcaattctTTCAGATCAAACAAAtaattcaaactcttgtgatcactgaacacATCAAATATAGATCCAaacaataatgcctccaaagtttcaacataAACACAACATCAtccaactctaagtcatgcgtAGGATatttcctctcatgaactttatgTAGCCTTGAAGAATAAGCTATCACTTGTCGATTATGCATCAACAAACCTCCCAAACCattcaatgaagcatcacaatacacatcaAACGGTTCTGACaggtccattaaaatcaaaataggagcggtcgtcaaccttctcttaagctcttgaaaattagcTTCACACTACAaagtccaaataaaagcttgacccttcctattCAACTGTGTCAACGATAAAGATAACTTAGAGAATATTTAATGAACTTCCGATAATAACCTTCTAAACCAAGAacacttctaatctcagaaatggATTTTgaagcttcccattgagacacagcCTCAATCTTCGACGGATCAACAAAAATACCACCATACGATatcacatgcccaagaaaactTGCCTccttcaaccaaaattcacacttagaaAGTTTCGCATACAGTTCTTCTCTCTCAAACAGACAAGATAACCTTCAAATGCTCAACATGATCCTATTCGCTCTTTGAATAAATCAAAGTATCGTCAATAAACACAACAACAAACTTATATAAATattgatgaaaaatcctattcatgtattccataaatacaccaggtgcattagtcacacagAATGGCATCACGAAATACTTATAGTGATCATacctcgtcctaaaagcagtcttctgaatatatTCAGCCTTCACAGGAATATGATGATACCTAGacctcaaatcaaacttactAAACATACACGCACCAACCAACTGATCTATCAAATCATTAATCCTTGAAATTGGATACTTATTCATAATCatcaccttgttcaattgtctataatcCATAAAAAGTCTCATAGTACCCTCCTTCTTCATAACCAACAAagcaggcgcaccccacggtgacacactcagACAAATAAatctcttctcaagaaaatcctcaaGTTGAATCTTccactctttcaactcagaagctgACATCCGATATGGAGCCATTGATACAAAAAtcgttctaggaactaaatcgatCGCAAACTCCACCTCACATTCTGGCgataaatcacttacatctttaggaaatacctttgtaaaatcacaaactattggcaattcACCAATTGTTCGTTTCTCATGGACATCCAAGGTTGCTAACAACATAAATAACACAacaccatcttgcacagactcATCAACTTGCTTGGCAGACAAAAAAATCTTCTTCCACAATAATCTCAGGAAAGATAATCGACTTGTTAAAACTGTTGATATAAACATAATTATACTCCAAATAGTTAATACCAAGAATAACATCAAGTTGATCTAACAGAAGGCACACTAGATCAATCCCCAAATCCCTAGCAAAAATATTGATATGACAGTTCAAATAAACAaatgaagtagtcactgaacccatAACatgtgtatcaataaccatacttccacacATATCaaataacacaagattcaatctcatAGAACAATCCAAACAAATGAATGAATGtgtcgcaccagtatcaataatagatatcaaaggtgtaccattaataaagcacaTACCTCGGATTAAGCCTATCATAAGCAGTAGTCTCAgaaccagacaatgcaaacactttcctTTTCACATGCTCCTTCTTCGGTTTTTCACACTTTGTGCTAATGTGCCCTTTCTCACCATAGTTGTAGCAAGTCAAATTTGAACCAACTCTACACTCATTAGCCTTGTGACCTGTCTTGCCTCACTTGAAACATTTCAGTTCGGAATTCGTGTACTCTGAAGCACGATAACCTTCAACACCACACCTGAAGCATCTATTCGAAGTAGGAGTTCCTCCCTCACTCGACTTCGTGTCATAACTCGCTTTCTACTTTACTTTGTCTCCATAAGGCTTTCCTCTGAATTGAACTTTTCTGTTCTTATCACCTAAGGacttgtagtgagaagcactctctCTACTATTCTCATCATAAATTCTGCTCTTGTTAACCAACTTTAAAAAACGAGCAATCTGTTGGTAACCAATAGCCTTCTTAATATGATGcctcaaaccattcacaaacttcaaacacttagttctctccgcattcatagtattgtacTGAGGACAATACTTAAGCAACTCTTAGAATTTTGCAGCATACTCAGCTACTGTTtcatttccttgcttcaactctAAAAATTCCACTTGTTTCTTTCCacacacatcttctggaaaatagttttacACAAACACATCAAGGAAAAGAGCCCAAGTAACTTCCATACCCTCCTCATCAAATATCTACACATTATTACCCCACCAATCCCCAGCTTCCTTctccagcatgtgagtaccaaaacGCATCTTCTGCGCATCAGTACAATTCATGAATCAAAATATTTTCTCAATCGTCTTCAACCAAACTTGTGCCTTATCAGGTTCATACTCTCTTTCAAAGATCGACGGCTTGTTCCTTCAGAAATATCCcaaagcacggaactcatcctCCTCTCTATTACCAGAATTCGTATGTGACACTTGCCCAATAGCACCGGCCAACCTTGACCATGCCTCAGTGGTATGATTGTTCCTTCCTGCCACTATCGTCTAACAACCAACAAAATAAGATCAGAAAAACAGTATTGATTGTGTCACAAACATAAATTGAATACAACAGGAATGTAAACATGTTAATAACCTTGGCCAACTGACCgatcatgctctgataccacCAATATAACACCCTATAAACCCACGACAATTATAaggcataaatcagagtaaaataTGCATAAAAAATAGGGTATCACATGTATTTCAAGattcaacaaaacaaaacaatcataaAATCCCTGGTCTTGTTTATCACATGAGT
The genomic region above belongs to Vicia villosa cultivar HV-30 ecotype Madison, WI unplaced genomic scaffold, Vvil1.0 ctg.002110F_1_1, whole genome shotgun sequence and contains:
- the LOC131637920 gene encoding uncharacterized protein LOC131637920, which encodes MAPYRMSASELKEWKIQLEDFLEKRFICLSVSPWGAPALLVMKKEGTMRLFMDYRQLNKVMIMNKYPISRINDLIDQLVGACMFSKFDLRSRYHHIPVKAEYIQKTAFRTRYDHYKYFVMPFCVTNAPGEASFLGHVISYGGIFVDPSKIEAVSQWEASKSISEIRSVLGLEGRGGDFQIDENGIMRFRGRFCILNISDLKKRILEERHRSGLSILLGATKMYQELRKFIWLQGYRDRLTKSSHFIPMRMAYPMERLAKLYVKSYHYKRRKALEFEVGDHVFLRVTSITGVGRALKSRTLMPRFIGPYENLRRVGEVAYQISMLSSLAYLHNLFLVSHLRRYIVDPSHVVQVDDVQVRDNLTVEPLPIRIEDRELKQLHGKEIALVKVAWRGPAGGNMTWELESNMKGS